In Trichomycterus rosablanca isolate fTriRos1 chromosome 20, fTriRos1.hap1, whole genome shotgun sequence, one DNA window encodes the following:
- the LOC134334605 gene encoding green-sensitive opsin-3 encodes MTGLHGFEGENYYIPMHNRTGLVRDPFVYEQYYLADPWQYKLLAVYMVFLIMLGFPINGLTLLVTAQHKKLRQPLNYILVNLAVAGMVMVIFGFTITMSSAVNGYFYFGPTACAVEGFMATLGGQVALWSLVVLAIERYIVVCKPLGSFKFSSTHAVAGIAFTWFMAATCAIPPLVGWSRYIPEGLQCSCGPDYYTLNPKYNNESYVVYMFVCHFIIPVVVIFFTYGRLVCTVKAAAAAQQESASTQKAEKEVTRMVILMVLGFLVAWVPYASVTAWIFLNKGSAFSAQFMAVPAFFSKTSSIYNPIIYVLLNKQFRNCMLTTLFCGKNPLGDDESSSVSTSKTEVSSVSPA; translated from the exons ATGACAGGCCTGCACGGTTTTGAAGGAGAGAACTATTATATCCCCATGCACAACCGCACAGGGCTCGTACGGGATCCTTTTGTGTATGAGCAGTATTATTTAGCAGATCCATGGCAGTATAAACTGCTGGCTGTCTACATGGTTTTTCTGATAATGTTGGGTTTTCCTATTAATGGTTTGACCCTGTTGGTCACCGCACAGCACAAAAAGCTCCGACAGCCTCTTAACTACATTTTGGTGAACCTGGCTGTTGCTGGTATGGTCATGGTAATCTTTGGATTCACCATCACCATGAGTTCGGCAGTCAATGGCTACTTTTACTTTGGGCCTACTGCTTGTGCCGTTGAGGGTTTTATGGCAACATTGGGAG GTCAAGTAGCTCTTTGGTCACTGGTGGTGCTGGCCATTGAGAGATACATTGTAGTCTGCAAGCCATTGGGAAGCTTTAAATTCTCTTCTACCCACGCCGTAGCAGGAATTGCTTTTACCTGGTTCATGGCGGCAACGTGTGCTATCCCCCCTCTAGTAGGCTGGTCCAG GTACATCCCTGAAGGTCTGCAGTGCTCGTGTGGACCAGACTACTACACCCTTAACCCCAAATACAACAATGAGTCCTACGTTGTTTACATGTTCGTTTGTCACTTCATCATTCCTGTTGTCGTCATCTTCTTCACTTATGGACGCCTTGTGTGCACAGTCAAAGCA GCTGCAGCTGCTCAGCAGGAATCAGCCTCTACTCAGAAGGCTGAGAAAGAAGTCACACGTATGGTCATCCTGATGGTATTGGGCTTCCTGGTGGCATGGGTTCCCTATGCCAGTGTTACTGCCTGGATCTTCTTAAATAAGGGAAGCGCATTCAGTGCACAGTTCATGGCTGTTCCTGCCTTCTTCTCCAAAACCTCGAGTATCTACAACCCCATCATATATGTGCTCCTCAACAAACAG TTCCGTAACTGCATGCTGACAACTCTGTTCTGTGGCAAGAATCCTTTGGGAGATGACGAGTCTTCATCAGTGTCCACCAGCAAGACAGAAGTGTCCAGTGTGTCTCCAGCATAG